A part of Geothrix oryzae genomic DNA contains:
- a CDS encoding type IV pilus twitching motility protein PilT, producing the protein MAQLDRLLSHVIAKGGSKLRLEADKRPSLDLRRGGSVDLLPNPLPAVMVDVLAGDVVPPEFKNAWATEGRAEFEYNLSGQAFLIRLTRYQEVAQITAEHLGPAAPAPTVKADLPAAAPAAAAATPVATTAQPSTPKPAPKSASKPMSTPGGTGDAPRHALAERLFAALLECQGSDLHCTSREAPLVRVHGDMQELPGFQPLEPEALLELMEALATPDAWARFQSHRDADFAHAYDAGGCRLRVNYFHDRVGPGFVCRVIPNQIPDPDKLGLPDPVRRLCNLAKGLVLVTGPTGSGKSTTLAAILDLANQKRRDHILTIEDPIEFVHPRKGCLVNQREVGTHTDSFKSGLRAALREDPDIVMVGEMRDLETIAIALETAVTGHLVFGTLHTSSAIGTIDRIVDQFPADRQQQIRVMLADALKCVVSQTLLKKIGGGRVAALETLFISPAIANLIREGKNFQIPSAMQTGRSYGQKLMNDSLVELIKDKKVEPMEAYLKCPDKESFIAACKRAGIPFDLRLGEVEA; encoded by the coding sequence ATGGCCCAACTGGACCGGCTGCTTTCCCATGTCATCGCCAAGGGCGGCTCAAAGCTGCGCCTCGAGGCGGACAAGCGGCCCTCCCTCGACCTGAGGCGCGGCGGGAGCGTGGACCTCCTGCCGAACCCCCTGCCCGCCGTGATGGTGGATGTGCTGGCCGGAGATGTGGTGCCTCCGGAGTTCAAGAACGCCTGGGCCACCGAGGGCCGCGCGGAATTCGAGTACAACCTCTCCGGCCAGGCTTTCCTCATCCGCCTGACCCGCTACCAGGAGGTCGCCCAGATCACGGCCGAGCACCTCGGACCGGCGGCACCCGCCCCCACCGTCAAGGCAGACCTCCCTGCGGCCGCCCCGGCTGCGGCGGCTGCCACGCCAGTGGCCACGACGGCTCAACCCAGCACTCCGAAACCGGCCCCGAAATCCGCATCAAAACCCATGTCGACGCCCGGCGGAACCGGCGACGCGCCCCGGCACGCCCTGGCCGAACGGCTGTTCGCCGCGCTGCTGGAATGCCAGGGCTCCGACCTGCACTGCACCAGCCGCGAGGCCCCCCTGGTCCGGGTGCACGGCGACATGCAGGAACTGCCCGGCTTCCAGCCCCTGGAACCGGAGGCCCTGCTCGAGCTGATGGAGGCCCTGGCCACGCCGGACGCCTGGGCCCGGTTCCAGAGCCATCGCGATGCGGACTTCGCCCACGCCTACGATGCGGGCGGGTGCCGTCTGCGCGTGAACTACTTCCATGACCGGGTTGGGCCGGGCTTCGTCTGCCGCGTCATCCCCAACCAGATTCCCGACCCCGACAAGCTGGGCCTGCCCGATCCCGTCCGGCGCCTCTGCAACCTGGCCAAGGGACTGGTGCTGGTGACGGGCCCCACGGGCAGCGGCAAATCCACAACCCTGGCGGCCATCCTCGACCTGGCCAACCAGAAGCGGAGGGACCACATCCTCACCATCGAGGATCCCATCGAGTTCGTGCATCCCCGCAAGGGCTGCCTGGTGAACCAGCGCGAAGTGGGCACTCACACCGACAGCTTCAAGAGCGGCCTGCGCGCCGCACTCCGCGAGGATCCCGACATCGTGATGGTGGGCGAGATGCGCGACCTGGAAACCATCGCCATCGCCCTGGAGACCGCCGTCACCGGCCACCTGGTCTTCGGGACCCTGCACACCAGCAGCGCCATCGGCACCATCGACCGCATCGTGGACCAGTTTCCCGCGGATCGGCAGCAGCAGATCCGCGTGATGCTGGCGGATGCCCTGAAGTGCGTGGTCAGCCAGACGCTGCTCAAGAAGATTGGCGGGGGCCGCGTCGCGGCACTGGAGACCCTCTTCATCAGCCCCGCCATCGCCAACCTCATCCGCGAAGGCAAGAACTTCCAGATTCCCAGTGCCATGCAGACGGGCCGCAGCTACGGCCAGAAGCTCATGAACGACTCCCTGGTCGAGCTCATCAAGGACAAGAAGGTCGAGCCCATGGAGGCCTACCTCAAGTGCCCCGACAAGGAGAGCTTCATCGCCGCCTGCAAACGGGCGGGGATCCCCTTCGACCTGAGGCTGGGGGAAGTCGAAGCTTAG
- the sucC gene encoding ADP-forming succinate--CoA ligase subunit beta → MNIHEYQAKELLRQYKVATPDGKVAHDAEEARMITKEFGGASVVKAQIHAGGRGKGGGVKFATDPDKAAELFKAMIGMQLVTKQTGAEGRKVRTVFLSKPVDIERELYLSFLVDRVTSRITILASTEGGVEIEEVAEKTPEKIVKVAVDPALGLNGFQARQVAFALGLEGNSFKQGVVFLQNLYKLFVEKDCSMVEINPLVITKQGDVTALDAKIGFDDNGLVRHPDVLAYRDLNEEAEEEVEASKYNLNFIKLDGSIGCMVNGAGLAMATMDIIKYCGSSPANFLDVGGSATEDAVKNAFRIILQDKAVKAVLVNIFGGIMRCDIVASGIVNAAKEIGIKVPVVVRLEGTNVEEGKKILADSGLNLIVAADLKDAAEKVVASVK, encoded by the coding sequence ATGAATATTCACGAATACCAGGCCAAGGAACTGCTGCGGCAGTACAAGGTAGCCACCCCGGATGGGAAGGTGGCCCACGATGCGGAAGAGGCCCGCATGATCACCAAGGAGTTCGGTGGGGCCAGCGTGGTCAAGGCGCAGATCCATGCCGGCGGTCGCGGCAAGGGCGGCGGCGTGAAGTTCGCCACGGATCCCGACAAGGCCGCCGAGCTGTTCAAGGCCATGATCGGCATGCAGCTGGTCACCAAGCAGACCGGCGCCGAGGGGCGCAAGGTCCGCACGGTCTTCCTTTCCAAGCCCGTGGACATCGAGCGGGAACTCTACCTGAGCTTCCTGGTGGATCGCGTCACCAGCCGGATCACCATCCTGGCCTCCACGGAAGGCGGCGTGGAGATCGAGGAAGTGGCCGAGAAGACCCCCGAGAAGATCGTCAAGGTGGCCGTGGATCCGGCCCTGGGCCTCAATGGCTTCCAGGCCCGCCAGGTGGCCTTCGCCCTGGGGCTCGAAGGCAACTCCTTCAAGCAGGGCGTGGTCTTCCTGCAGAACCTGTACAAGCTCTTCGTGGAGAAGGACTGCTCCATGGTGGAGATCAACCCGCTGGTGATCACCAAGCAGGGGGATGTCACCGCCCTGGACGCCAAGATCGGTTTCGACGACAACGGCCTGGTCCGCCACCCGGATGTGCTGGCCTACCGCGACCTCAACGAGGAAGCGGAAGAGGAAGTGGAAGCCAGCAAGTACAACCTCAACTTCATCAAGCTGGACGGCAGCATCGGCTGCATGGTGAACGGCGCCGGTCTTGCCATGGCCACCATGGACATCATCAAGTACTGCGGCAGCTCCCCGGCCAACTTCCTGGATGTGGGCGGCAGCGCCACCGAGGACGCGGTGAAGAACGCCTTCCGCATCATCCTGCAGGACAAGGCGGTGAAGGCCGTGCTGGTGAACATCTTCGGCGGCATCATGCGCTGCGACATCGTGGCTTCCGGCATCGTGAACGCGGCCAAGGAAATCGGCATCAAGGTGCCGGTGGTGGTGCGCCTCGAAGGCACCAATGTCGAGGAAGGTAAGAAGATCCTTGCCGACAGTGGCCTGAACCTCATCGTCGCCGCCGACCTGAAGGATGCCGCCGAGAAGGTGGTCGCTTCGGTTAAGTAG
- the sucD gene encoding succinate--CoA ligase subunit alpha, with product MAVLVGNHTKLIVQGITGREGLFHAKGCRDYGTKVVGGVTPGKGGTEIEGFPVFNTVQEAVAKTGANATMIFVPPVAAADAILEALDAGIELIVCITEGIPVLDMVKVKRVLPNYPKSRLIGPNCPGIISPGMAKIGIMPGRIHKQGNVGVVSRSGTLTYEAVGQLTALGIGQSTCIGIGGDPVSGTSHIDALELFNNDPDTHAVIMIGEIGGSAEEDAAAWVKANMKKPVVAFIAGQTAPPGRRMGHAGAIISGGKGTAAEKMKALTAAGITVVQSPADMGRALAERLK from the coding sequence ATGGCCGTTCTCGTGGGCAACCACACCAAACTCATCGTCCAGGGCATCACGGGCCGCGAAGGTCTCTTCCACGCCAAGGGCTGCCGGGACTACGGCACCAAGGTCGTGGGCGGCGTGACCCCCGGCAAAGGCGGTACCGAGATCGAAGGCTTCCCCGTCTTCAACACCGTCCAGGAAGCTGTGGCCAAGACCGGTGCCAACGCCACCATGATCTTCGTGCCCCCCGTGGCCGCCGCGGATGCCATTCTCGAGGCGCTGGACGCGGGCATCGAGCTGATCGTCTGCATCACCGAAGGCATTCCCGTCCTGGACATGGTCAAGGTCAAGCGGGTGCTGCCCAACTACCCCAAGAGCCGCCTCATCGGCCCCAACTGCCCGGGCATCATCAGCCCCGGCATGGCCAAGATCGGCATCATGCCCGGCCGCATCCACAAGCAGGGGAATGTGGGCGTGGTCAGCCGCTCCGGCACCCTCACCTATGAGGCCGTGGGCCAGCTCACGGCGCTCGGCATCGGCCAGAGCACCTGCATCGGCATCGGCGGCGACCCCGTGAGCGGCACCAGCCACATCGACGCGCTGGAGCTGTTCAACAACGACCCCGACACCCACGCCGTCATCATGATCGGCGAGATCGGCGGCAGCGCCGAGGAAGATGCCGCCGCCTGGGTGAAGGCCAACATGAAGAAGCCCGTGGTGGCCTTCATCGCCGGCCAGACGGCCCCTCCGGGCCGCCGCATGGGCCACGCCGGCGCCATCATCTCCGGGGGCAAGGGTACCGCCGCCGAGAAGATGAAGGCCCTTACCGCCGCGGGCATCACCGTGGTGCAGAGCCCGGCCGACATGGGCCGCGCCCTGGCTGAGCGCCTGAAGTAG
- a CDS encoding acyl-CoA thioesterase: MLISREMVLDQDIGLNATLFGGDMMSRMDKVAGITASLMSRNRRFLTVKVSELVFHSPVRAGEIIEFYIGITRQGRTSLTLQLEVQVYEPVSDQRRDVTSGEFVMVAVDEALQPEPILWKPEMVQVAEAAHRAREGRAKRA, translated from the coding sequence ATGCTCATCTCCCGCGAAATGGTCCTGGATCAGGACATCGGACTCAACGCCACCCTCTTCGGCGGCGACATGATGTCCCGCATGGACAAGGTGGCCGGGATCACGGCCTCGCTCATGTCCCGGAACCGTCGGTTCCTCACGGTCAAGGTCTCGGAACTGGTCTTCCACAGCCCGGTGCGGGCCGGGGAGATCATCGAGTTCTACATCGGGATCACCCGGCAGGGGCGCACGAGCCTCACCCTCCAGCTTGAAGTCCAGGTCTATGAGCCGGTCTCGGATCAGCGCCGGGATGTCACCAGCGGCGAATTCGTGATGGTGGCCGTGGACGAGGCGCTGCAGCCGGAGCCGATCCTCTGGAAACCGGAGATGGTCCAGGTGGCGGAAGCGGCCCACCGGGCCCGGGAGGGCCGGGCAAAGCGCGCCTGA
- a CDS encoding radical SAM protein, with product MSELIKAHLDHRRVWRDFDYCYPVISRRSRGVSLGVNLNPDKICNFDCVYCEVDRLTPPKRRDLDLDLLRQELGLLLDLATSGEIYDIPPFDSARPEQRRLNDIAFSGDGEPTTAPAFAEAVTCVADLKRARGLDLVKLILITDSSRLQAPDVVRGLEVLMANHGEVWAKLDAGTEAYYREICRSQVPFARILDNLLATARRWPILIQTLFLSWKGQGPSADEVEAYCGRLETILAQGGKLQAIQLYTVARPTPEPEARPLPRLEMDALAASLRSRLPGLPVEVYYGPEEWA from the coding sequence ATGTCAGAGCTCATCAAGGCCCACCTGGATCACCGCCGCGTCTGGCGGGATTTTGACTACTGCTATCCCGTGATCTCGCGGCGCAGCCGGGGCGTGAGCCTGGGTGTGAACCTCAACCCCGACAAGATCTGCAACTTCGATTGCGTCTACTGCGAGGTGGACCGCCTCACCCCGCCCAAGCGCCGCGACCTGGACCTGGATCTGCTCCGGCAGGAGCTCGGCCTGCTGCTGGACTTGGCCACCAGCGGCGAGATCTACGACATCCCCCCCTTCGATTCCGCGCGGCCGGAGCAGCGGCGCCTCAATGACATCGCGTTCAGCGGCGATGGGGAGCCCACCACGGCTCCAGCCTTCGCCGAGGCTGTGACCTGCGTGGCCGATCTGAAGCGGGCCCGGGGGCTGGACCTGGTGAAGCTCATCCTCATCACGGATTCCAGCCGCCTCCAGGCCCCGGATGTGGTGCGCGGCCTGGAAGTGCTGATGGCGAACCACGGGGAGGTCTGGGCCAAGCTTGACGCGGGCACCGAGGCCTACTACCGGGAGATCTGCCGCAGCCAGGTGCCCTTCGCGCGCATCCTCGACAACCTGCTGGCCACGGCCCGCCGCTGGCCCATCCTCATCCAGACGCTCTTCCTGAGCTGGAAGGGGCAGGGGCCTTCCGCCGACGAGGTGGAGGCCTACTGCGGGCGCCTGGAGACGATCCTCGCGCAGGGGGGAAAGCTCCAGGCCATCCAGCTCTACACCGTGGCCCGACCCACGCCTGAACCTGAGGCCCGGCCATTGCCGCGGCTCGAAATGGACGCCCTGGCCGCCAGCCTGCGGTCCCGGCTGCCGGGCCTCCCGGTGGAGGTCTACTACGGGCCGGAGGAATGGGCCTGA
- a CDS encoding CapA family protein, translating to MSSPRRAGAALAAAGLVLLASACRSREKVGPSLPPPPRIRLVAVGDILMHQDVKAAAEAHPQGYPALWEDLLPLFQGADVAFGNLETPIAPSTGRPGVPFQFNAPATLPAALRASGFTVLSTANNHAFDQGPRGVRETLERLRAEALVAVGSGEDRPRAEALHVIERQGLKVAFLGFTDLFNVDLNRRATEPWVRPLDLEPALAAVRAARERADLVVVSVHWGNEYQRQPTKRQRELARKLVEAGCDLLLGHHPHVLQPAELLEVDGRKALVVYSLGNFISNQDRMYRADLFPVAGGDSRDGAALQAVFERRRQTDGRERVVLAEAAFEPLWTENNWGTPATKRAIRVIRVAAAEARARAEVDRLSDPQEGPRALPDEPLRRKTLLEKQEYLRTLILRRQRIAETLGEAFVVR from the coding sequence ATGTCCAGCCCGCGCCGGGCCGGAGCCGCCCTGGCGGCGGCTGGACTGGTGCTCCTGGCCTCGGCCTGCCGATCCCGGGAGAAGGTCGGGCCATCCCTCCCACCGCCCCCGCGGATCCGTCTCGTGGCGGTGGGGGACATCCTCATGCACCAGGATGTGAAGGCCGCGGCCGAAGCCCACCCGCAGGGGTACCCGGCCCTGTGGGAGGATCTGCTGCCGCTGTTCCAGGGGGCCGATGTCGCCTTCGGCAACCTGGAGACGCCCATCGCGCCCAGCACGGGCCGGCCCGGCGTGCCGTTCCAGTTCAACGCCCCCGCCACCCTCCCGGCGGCCCTGCGGGCGAGCGGGTTCACCGTCCTGTCCACGGCCAACAACCATGCCTTCGACCAGGGGCCGAGGGGCGTGCGGGAAACGCTGGAGCGCCTGCGGGCGGAGGCGCTCGTGGCCGTGGGAAGCGGCGAGGACCGGCCCCGGGCCGAGGCGCTGCATGTGATCGAGCGGCAGGGGCTGAAGGTGGCCTTCCTGGGCTTCACGGATCTCTTCAATGTGGACCTGAACCGCCGGGCTACGGAGCCCTGGGTGCGCCCGCTGGATCTGGAGCCGGCCCTGGCGGCCGTGCGCGCGGCCCGGGAAAGGGCCGACCTGGTGGTAGTGAGCGTCCACTGGGGGAACGAGTACCAGCGGCAGCCCACGAAGCGGCAGCGGGAGCTCGCCCGGAAGCTGGTGGAGGCGGGCTGCGATCTCCTGCTGGGCCACCATCCCCATGTGCTGCAGCCCGCGGAGCTGCTGGAAGTGGATGGACGGAAGGCCCTGGTGGTCTACTCCCTGGGCAACTTCATCAGCAACCAGGACCGCATGTACCGGGCGGACCTGTTTCCGGTGGCGGGGGGTGACAGCCGGGACGGGGCGGCCCTGCAGGCCGTCTTCGAGCGCCGGCGCCAGACCGACGGCCGGGAGCGGGTGGTGCTGGCGGAAGCGGCCTTCGAGCCCCTGTGGACCGAGAACAACTGGGGGACACCCGCCACGAAACGCGCGATCCGCGTCATCCGCGTCGCCGCCGCCGAAGCCCGGGCCCGGGCTGAGGTGGACCGGCTCTCCGACCCCCAGGAAGGGCCCAGGGCCTTGCCCGATGAACCCCTGCGCCGGAAGACCCTGCTCGAAAAGCAGGAGTACCTGCGGACGCTCATCCTTCGCCGGCAGCGCATCGCCGAGACGCTGGGCGAGGCCTTCGTGGTTCGTTAG
- a CDS encoding HD domain-containing protein → MLTRDEGWQLLCEWTPSAKLRIHARAVELVMRDLAGRLGENVERFGLAGLLHDADYDTWPEEHPTRIVAWLRERGETDLAHAVSAHYTRWGVPYDHLLDKALLASDEITGFVMACALVRPTRTEGLEPKSVKKKLKDKAFAAGVDRFEVAEGLRMLIEARGGTEEEHLARIIAVLHEHREELGLS, encoded by the coding sequence ATGCTCACCCGCGACGAAGGCTGGCAGCTGCTCTGCGAATGGACGCCCTCCGCCAAGCTGCGCATCCACGCCAGGGCCGTGGAGCTGGTCATGCGCGACCTCGCAGGCCGGCTGGGCGAAAATGTGGAGCGCTTCGGCCTCGCGGGCCTGCTGCACGATGCGGACTACGACACCTGGCCCGAAGAGCACCCGACGCGCATCGTGGCCTGGTTGCGGGAGCGCGGCGAGACGGATCTGGCCCATGCTGTCAGCGCCCACTACACCCGCTGGGGCGTGCCTTACGACCATCTGCTGGACAAAGCCCTGCTGGCCTCCGATGAGATCACGGGCTTCGTCATGGCCTGCGCGCTCGTCCGTCCCACGCGCACCGAGGGCCTGGAGCCGAAGAGCGTGAAGAAGAAGCTGAAGGACAAGGCCTTCGCGGCGGGGGTCGATCGCTTCGAGGTGGCCGAGGGCCTCCGCATGCTCATCGAGGCCAGAGGCGGGACCGAGGAAGAGCACCTGGCCCGCATCATCGCCGTGCTGCACGAGCACCGCGAAGAACTTGGGCTCAGCTAG
- a CDS encoding tRNA pseudouridine synthase A, translating to MAVKPAPLAAFRLLLEYDGSRFQGWQKQGPKQSREGVRTVAGSLEHAIHEAGLRLLYLGGAGRTDAGVHALGQVAHLHLEAKGAPRPGELRRLLDAALPQDVAVRDVRSCPPRFHARHDAVDRSYLYQISHRRSAFGKPWIWWVKRSLDPQKLSQAWSAFQGDLDVSAFADLDPEEDGRSRIIRCEVVDSGSLTLLRVRATHFFRRQVRRMVGASVACALGEEEPRRVLEDLRNPTEAANLYWGAKAAPASGLFLEAVRYPGDPEPGPPKPTLSIP from the coding sequence ATGGCCGTGAAACCCGCTCCCCTCGCCGCTTTCCGGCTCCTGCTGGAGTACGACGGCAGCCGCTTCCAGGGCTGGCAGAAACAGGGACCGAAGCAGTCCCGCGAGGGCGTGCGCACCGTGGCCGGGAGCCTGGAGCACGCCATCCACGAAGCCGGCCTGCGGCTCCTCTACTTGGGCGGCGCGGGACGGACGGATGCGGGCGTTCATGCCTTGGGCCAGGTCGCCCACCTCCACCTGGAAGCCAAGGGCGCCCCGCGCCCCGGCGAGTTGCGGCGCCTCCTGGATGCGGCCCTGCCCCAGGATGTCGCCGTGCGGGATGTGCGGTCCTGTCCTCCGCGCTTCCACGCGCGGCACGACGCCGTGGACCGCAGCTACCTGTACCAGATCAGCCACCGCCGCAGCGCCTTCGGCAAGCCGTGGATCTGGTGGGTGAAGCGCAGCCTGGATCCCCAGAAATTGAGTCAGGCCTGGAGCGCCTTTCAGGGCGACCTGGATGTGAGCGCCTTCGCGGATCTGGATCCCGAGGAGGACGGCCGCAGCCGGATCATCCGCTGCGAGGTCGTCGATAGCGGCTCCCTCACCCTGCTGCGGGTGCGGGCCACCCATTTCTTCCGCCGCCAGGTGCGCCGCATGGTGGGCGCCTCCGTGGCCTGCGCCCTGGGCGAGGAAGAACCCCGCCGCGTGCTGGAGGACCTCCGCAACCCCACGGAAGCCGCCAACCTCTACTGGGGCGCCAAGGCCGCCCCCGCCTCGGGCCTGTTCCTGGAGGCCGTGCGCTACCCCGGAGATCCCGAACCCGGACCGCCGAAGCCCACCCTCTCCATTCCCTGA
- a CDS encoding response regulator, with protein sequence MSERILLVEDDPINIKFISTVLVKKGGYEVVVSEEVDEILRLARETDLKAVIMDVSLSRSSYEGRKVDGIFITQLLKQDAATRHIPVLLATAHAMFGDREKYLELTGAEGYIAKPIHDPASLIEAVKAVIGH encoded by the coding sequence ATGTCCGAGCGCATCCTCCTCGTTGAGGACGACCCCATCAACATCAAGTTCATCTCGACCGTCCTTGTAAAAAAGGGTGGCTACGAGGTCGTCGTCTCGGAAGAAGTGGATGAGATCCTGCGCCTGGCCCGCGAGACGGATTTGAAGGCGGTCATCATGGATGTGAGCCTGTCCCGTTCGAGCTACGAGGGCCGCAAGGTGGATGGCATCTTCATCACACAGCTCCTCAAGCAGGATGCGGCCACGCGCCACATTCCCGTCCTGCTCGCCACGGCCCACGCCATGTTCGGGGACCGGGAGAAATACCTGGAACTGACCGGCGCGGAAGGCTACATCGCCAAGCCGATCCATGATCCCGCATCACTCATCGAGGCGGTGAAGGCCGTCATCGGACACTGA
- a CDS encoding PHP domain-containing protein encodes MIDLHCHTLHSDGTDTPERLALLADEARLTALCLTDHDTLGGIPALLAMQPQVKVRLLVGTELSCHFLGRSLHVLGLLVDPADARFQARLEDLRGRRDDRNRRMIARLAELGCPITYEDIQAQADTPLLSRVHFAKALAARGFVRRAPEAFERLIGDECPGFVPREELSPAEAARWIREAGGVPVVAHPGRFANGGFRWDEAMQDLQREGLEGLEGYYGEYRAAEQKYFVALAARLGMVVTGGSDYHGGNKPGLRLGSGRGGLKVPDDLLERLETQQRNGTYR; translated from the coding sequence ATGATCGACCTGCACTGCCACACCCTCCACTCCGACGGCACGGACACGCCCGAACGGCTGGCCCTGCTCGCGGACGAGGCCAGGCTGACGGCCCTGTGCCTGACAGATCACGACACCCTGGGCGGCATCCCGGCCCTCCTCGCCATGCAGCCCCAGGTGAAGGTCCGCCTGCTGGTCGGCACGGAGTTGAGCTGCCACTTCCTGGGCCGCTCCCTCCATGTGCTGGGTCTGCTCGTGGATCCCGCCGATGCCCGCTTCCAGGCCCGCCTCGAGGACCTGCGCGGACGCCGGGACGACCGGAACCGCCGCATGATCGCGCGCCTGGCGGAGCTGGGCTGCCCCATCACCTACGAGGACATCCAGGCCCAGGCCGACACCCCCCTGCTCTCCCGCGTCCATTTCGCCAAGGCCCTCGCCGCGCGGGGCTTCGTGCGCCGGGCGCCGGAGGCCTTCGAGCGGCTCATCGGCGATGAATGCCCCGGCTTCGTTCCGCGGGAGGAACTGAGCCCGGCCGAGGCCGCCCGCTGGATCCGCGAGGCCGGGGGCGTGCCCGTGGTGGCCCATCCCGGCCGCTTCGCCAACGGGGGCTTCCGCTGGGACGAGGCCATGCAGGATCTCCAGCGTGAAGGCCTGGAAGGACTGGAGGGCTATTACGGCGAGTACCGGGCCGCCGAACAGAAATACTTCGTGGCGCTGGCCGCGCGCCTCGGCATGGTCGTCACCGGCGGCAGCGACTACCACGGGGGGAACAAGCCGGGCCTCCGGCTCGGCAGTGGGCGCGGCGGCCTCAAGGTGCCCGACGACCTGCTGGAGCGCCTGGAAACCCAGCAAAGAAATGGCACTTATCGCTGA
- a CDS encoding EscU/YscU/HrcU family type III secretion system export apparatus switch protein, with product MARPAARPGSSRPRAAALRYRPEAPFQDAAPRLVAKGQGLLAERILELAKQHGVMVSKDPDLLAALEPLDLDRLIPPELFQAVAVLLAALYRANKSLAPPPS from the coding sequence ATGGCTCGCCCAGCCGCCCGTCCCGGATCCTCCCGCCCTCGCGCCGCCGCCTTGCGGTACCGGCCGGAGGCGCCCTTCCAGGACGCGGCGCCCCGTCTGGTGGCCAAAGGCCAGGGGCTCCTGGCGGAACGCATCCTGGAGCTGGCGAAGCAGCACGGCGTCATGGTCTCCAAAGATCCCGACCTGCTGGCCGCCCTCGAACCGTTGGACCTGGACCGCCTCATCCCCCCCGAGCTTTTCCAGGCCGTCGCTGTGCTGCTGGCCGCCCTTTACCGGGCCAACAAGAGCCTGGCGCCGCCCCCTTCCTGA